The segment agactTTTGTTTTGTGGGAAAAACTGTGGACCTATTAaaatgaaatgacatttaattaGAAGCAACCAGTCAGGTGAGTTAATGTAACGGGATCATCTAAGTTCAAGGAGCAGGAGTTGATGAATAAATGCAAGAGAAAGTGTTCTTTAGTTCCTGCTCAGCAGTTTGCCACAGCACCACTGCCTTTGTCTTACTCAGCAGTTCCCAGCAGCATTATTGATGAGAATATATATTGTCTGTAATGTTGACTACTGAGGTCTGCAGTGGAAGGAAAGCGCAATCTATAAACATGATGTTCAATCATTGTGGTTAATATGCCCACCATCTGTTCAGGTATCGTTGTTTGCCTGAGTTTTGGACCACCAGCTGGCAACTGATTGTTTGTTTCAGAAAATCTGATATCTGAGCCTCTTACACAAGCCGGTCACATGACCCGTcccttttttatttatgtgctgTCAGCCCTTTGTTTTCTAAGCATGcctttgttgttgtattttttttttttcaagaggtcAAAGTGGAGATGACGGCACCCGTCACATGCCGTGTGGCCCCGGGAGCCGGCCCTGCCTGCGAGTCTGAGTTCACAATATCCTTCTACATCCCCGAAGAGCATCAGGCCACCCCACCACCGCCGAGTGGCTCGGATGTGTTTGTGGAGGAAAGGAGGGAGTTCACAGCATATGTCAGGTAGAGTACAAACGGATCAAGCTGATATTGGGCAACAGTTTTCAGACAGATAAAAGCCTGACACGTGAATTAGGTCTGTAGATGCCCTGGGTGATAATTTTGGTCCAACTTCTTCTCTCATCCTTTCATTCAGGACATACGGTGGTTTTTCCAATGAAAATACGAAGCAGGAAGAGCTCCAGAAACTTATAGAGAGCCTGAAGAGGGACGGCGTCGAATTCGTCGATCATCCGTATTACACCGCCGGGTATGACAGCCCCTTCAAACTGACCAATCGCAGGAACGAAGTCTGGGTCCTCAAGAAAGCAATGGAGCAGTAGAGAATCCAAAGGTCCCATCCTGTCCGACCAACTGCAGCTAAAAAGATATCAACATGTAGCAGTAATTGTTCAAATGTGATCATTTTATAAAGTCCACGCCTTATCAGAACCTATTAATGTTAAAaagaagattttcttttttcttgatgACGAGACCAAACACATGATTGCAAAAGCTCCAACAGACAAGTGTGGAAAAAGAACTGGTCACAGTGAAGCAATATGTCCAGCAGGTGGAGCCAAGTGGTCAAAGTGTTCCTCTCACTTGGTGTGCCTTGTTAACAGAAAAACCAAAAGTGCctattgatttattattattttttttttaaatgaatgacaTGATGAAATTACACTAATTTTAAGCTTTTGTGCACTAAAACAAGTCatttaaataatataataaactTTTATTCACAAGCAAATCTTAATACAGGCTGAAGGAAATGTTCTTTCTCGCCAGTCTTGTAGCAGCCATCTGCAGTGGTATGTTTTATTAAACAGCAGTCACTGAAATTGATTCAAGTGTCATGAACTGACCAAGAGACGGGGGACAGTTGTCATAGTCAGAGAAATTTTTCATGAGACTTACTCAACACGAGTAATCTTTGAAGTACTTTTGAGAGTAAATATTTGTACGGATTGTCTACATATATTCTGTTAGAATGAAATGTGCAGCTTtagttaaattaattaaaaattcaTTTTGCACAAAATCCTGTCTTATTGTTACTGAAACTCGGCAAGGAAACCTAGTCCACGAAAACACGACAGTAAGGGCGACTTTTATTAAATACACACTCGATGCGTCAAAAAGGTTTGGAAGAAACGCTCCACAGATCTGGAACGTGTCGCCCATCATCTAAATGATACATTAGAGAAGGCTCTCTTTAAGTGCAGTCTGACCAGAATGATCAATTTCAGTGACAGCGTTTGGTGTCAGTCTTTTAACTTTGAAAGTTTACAGCtgttctttaatttttttttttttacttctaagGTGTCCAGCAGCCTGTAACAAATCTCAGTTTTATCTGCTTTCAGATCCTTTATGATTTACTTTCTGAGTCAGTAAATCGCATCTGTCAAGTCTCATCATCTATCATTTTTGTCTCAGAAACAAACGATGACTTAACGAGTGTGAAGTTTGCTGGCAGTGCGACTGAAGATTAGCATACCTTTTTATCTAGGAGTTTGATAATGTTGTTGTAGGGGAATGCCACAAAGTACTTGAAGAGAAATGTGAGCACTGCACATATGTGATAATGAGAGATGGTACTTGCCTCTGATGATGATTATAGAAAGTAAAATGTATGACTAATCAATTAAAAAATGGCTTGGTTAAAAGATGAGTTATTCTGAGAATTTATTGGCTTCATCTCCTGACTTGATTTCGGTCACCTGATCTGCGATGGGAGAAGTTCAGGTCACCCTCCACACTTTGATGACTGTGACCTTAAGTTTGCTAAAAATGACATCCTCTCTACAGTTTGCTTCGCCCTTCATCCCATCACCCCTTCCCCTCCCCTCTCTGCTgagtcatttattttatttgtggcAGGATTGTTCCCAATATCATGTTCAGACACTCAGCAGAAATTACATCTTTCTTCTTCCCTCCACTCTTTACAGCATGCACTCTGTCCAACATTCATCAGTCAGTTGGATGTGCTCGGTGAGGCGAAACATCGCTGCAAACAAGAAATGTATAATGAGGTTCCCAGTTTTAATCTTAACACCACAGTCATGTTTTTTAATCTACCTCCCTGCAGCCCGAGTTGATGTGGAGGATGGGGTGTGAAAGTTCTTGCATATAGATCATTTTAACTGTGGAGTCTCACTGCACAGCATGCCGTGGCACCTTGTAATGCAAATTTACAGGTCGTGTGATTAATAGGTTTTCCATTGCACTTATTTTTTCCGCCCACATTGCAGACTTCAGAAGCAATGGGTTCTTCTATGCTTGTTACATCTATATTTCTATAGTTTTTAGACATCTGTGTTACAGTCTTCCATGCTGCCTCTCCTTTCCAATTTTTGAGGTGATGGCTggacagctgcagcagcacctGTTGATCAGGCTCACACAGATGGTTACCATTTCTGGCTTTTCCACTCAGGTCAATACAGTTGTTTTTGTAAGGATACTGCATGGAtgtactttaaaaacaagagaacaCAGGAGCAGTGAAGTGTTAATGTGATTATAGCTGGGAGGAGCTGACAGCCAGATGAAGGCCGTTGTTCGTGGAGCGTTAGACAGGTGACCGCCGAGTCGGGTGAAAACACTGAGAACTGGTCTCCATTTCTGATCCCTTGAGAAATAGTGCAACAGTAAATTTTAAGCGGTTGCA is part of the Odontesthes bonariensis isolate fOdoBon6 chromosome 24, fOdoBon6.hap1, whole genome shotgun sequence genome and harbors:
- the hebp2 gene encoding heme-binding protein 2; translation: MLKAVGQALFSTGLQNPKFTAEQKKEGQDYEIRTYQTTKWVSTTLSGMQLEESAKTGFRRLFSYIQGSNENKVKVEMTAPVTCRVAPGAGPACESEFTISFYIPEEHQATPPPPSGSDVFVEERREFTAYVRTYGGFSNENTKQEELQKLIESLKRDGVEFVDHPYYTAGYDSPFKLTNRRNEVWVLKKAMEQ